In Harpia harpyja isolate bHarHar1 chromosome 21, bHarHar1 primary haplotype, whole genome shotgun sequence, the DNA window GGGCTGAAGCCTAACATTTTCATCTTACTCTTCTATTTTTTAAGAAGTGCTCCTGCAGTCTGTAGTTAAAGTGCTCGTGGCACTTTGAAGTGCTTTGTGGCTGTTTTAGAAACCCGACATTTTTCCCCAAGTAGCTGACAAATCCAGGAACTCTTTGCTTCATTCACTTGCAAAACAAAGCTAAACTGCAAGTAGAAATGTAAGATGCTGTAATAAAGTGCACTTAATAGGAATTTAAGTATTATATGTTACAGATTAGACATTTTCTACTTCAACATACATGTATTATTACATATTTAGAAGGAAAATTTGAAACGAGTTaatctgtttgcatttttgtttttgttatcaaaagaagttatttttaacttGGAAGGAGAAAAAGTGTAAAGGACTTCAATAGCAGGACCAAATCAGCACAATTACAGTTAGCATTGACTCTGGTGATAATAGTTTCAAAAATACTTATGTGATGCAATAATTTATGCTAAGAGTTAATACAGTTTCACCTTGGATATGGTATTGTATGCTCTGGTTTTTTCTGGTGCCATCATCTTGGAAATGTGCCCTGCATATAGGAAACAAGGTGATTTCTTACAATAACAGCAAAGTACTCTGAATTAGAATCATTATCCATCTCAACCAATTTCTACCTAGTTGATAGTAGTCAGAACTACCATTTGATACTAgacatcttttctttttgaaggtgTAATGTCCAATTAATCCCCTCAGATTtacttttgtgttgttttttgagtgttttgtttcgtgggtttttttaaatattagatgACTTCTGTTTGGATTCGCCACCATCTTTACTACTGTCCCAAACTGCACAATTAGAGCTTGAATAGTTGAAAGTACTTtgccttccttttgctttctgagAAGATCTGGTTTGGAGAAAAACCTAATTTTTGATGGTGCAGCTGACAGCCCAGGTGCCTCATTCTCTGGCTTTGTTCCTCTTTAGGAATAGTCTCCTCTTTACTGTCTTCCCGTATATAATATAttgcaataaaaaggaaatgctATTGTGTGTTAAGAAGAATTTAGAACTCCCATGATATTTATTCAAGTTTTAATCCCCAATATTGTGTAGCTTTCCTTAATTAGTTTTCTGTTTGCAATTGTATATGTCAAGAAATGTTTTGGAGGGCATACATCTTCACTGTTGTTTAGTTTCAGAAGATTTGCCTAATTAAGTACCTGCTTGGTTGTCTTCCATGTATATATTAAAGCAACTGCACTTATGAATGTGTAGTTTGTAATCAGAGTTctttaaatctcattttttaaatgacaccAGAAGAGGTTGGCTGCTTTCCAAATTATTGGGTACTCTTGGGAGAGAGCAATACAAACACCTAGTTACAAGACTACATTGCTTTTTTTATACATGGAAGTTTTATAAACTAGGACAAAAAGGCCACATTTCTGCAACATCGGGTAAATCTGTGGCACAGACTGTATCAAACACTTTTGTATGTTGTGTTACTTTACTGAATGTCAAATGTGAAGCTAAgtgaaaacacaccaaaaaaaaaaaaaaagaaaaagtactaaAAAACTAGAATCTAGGACAAGGCCTAAATATTCTGGGCCACATTTTCACCTCATGTGTACTAAGGTAGATCTAGATGAACTTCCTCTGGTCTAGAAGAGGTTTAATACTTTCATGCTAGGGCAGTTTAAGGATTTGCTGATTGGGacttcaaatatttaattaaaactacaAATAAACTTAAGTATGAGCTGGTTGGTAGATCTTTTCATAAAATAAGCCTTGGAAGCTAGCTTGTATGGACTTACCTGCTTGTCCACACTTCTTCTGTGCTGCTAGTGgagttttaatttgtatttgaCTAAAGCTGAAAACTGCTTTGGAAGCCATAATCGGTTCCTATGATCCCTGAACTATCATAGCtagaattttgtatttaaaaaaaaaaaaaaatcttgaaatggcATGTACACTTGAGCATAGATGCCTGTTTATTCCATATTGATAGGAAATGTGTAGTACCTTTAATGTATTACTTTAAAGAAGGCCAGAATTGGATCTCGGTTGTTTTGCCACAAACGGATCTAAGCAATAGTACTGCAGTCTTACTAGCAGAACTCCATGTGAGAGTAAAGAAGCAATAACCGTTAAGTAAAACAACTAAATATGGAAGTGTGATATACAAATATTGGATCATTGCTCAAACAGTTGATGGACTTTTCAGCTACATGTTTTTCTGTCCCATAAGAAATCTGATTAGGATAGttctaaagcaaacaaaaccagagctaTGTATGTATCAGCACAGTAATAATTGTCCTCTGGAGAAATTTGGATAATATGGGAGAGGAAACAGTGAGAgactattattttctttactgaaatagCCTAGAATAATTATAAAGTTAATTATTTGGGTTTGGTAACTCAAATGTCATTTGAACTGGACTTGTAGGTTGTATCAAACTGGAACAAGAACaaaatctttaagaaaatgtcactgtgttGCAcattggaaaaaatacatttcaacaggactttaaaaaaaatcactcagtTTTCTTTGGACTCTAGtcaaaaagaaatgcagtaagGAAACAGAGACCGATAGAAATAATTGTgaacgtgtgtgtatatatagatatattctCATGTGGTAAAAATAGTTTGTGTGAACCAACCTGGCGCAGTATGCGTTGGCATTGCAGTCAAGCTAGCACCTAAAAGTCTAATTTACTTCAGAGTTAGAATGCCTCTAGGCATTAACTTGTAAAATAAACGGTGAACAAAGTTTCTGTGAAGGAAGATCACCTGGGTGTGCAGGCGTACATCCAGCAAACGTTAGCTGTACTGTGGCGGATGTGGAGGTGAGCGTATTAAGAAAAATGCGAGCGTAGTAGTGTTCCTGTCCGGTGATTTTCAAAGCTTCGAAATACAACGCttacagataaaaaagaaaggggCTCTGCTTGTATGGACTGCTTGCCGCTGCTGCTCCGCGGGAGGAGACGGTGGCGGTTACCGCTACCGGAGCGCCCTCCTCACCTTGGACCCGGGAGTGGGGGGCGGCTGGAGGCAcgtccccgccccgcccgccgggaCGGTGCTCACCCGCCTTTCCCGTgaggcggcgggcgcggggcggtggGAGGGGCCGCGCGAGCTGCGCcaccctccccgcccccggcggAGCAGCGGCGCTCGGGCCGGGCGCGCccccgcgcggcggcggcggcagcagcagcagcagcagcagcagcggcggcggcggcggcggcggcagctgtGGCTGTGCGGAAGCGGCGGCCCCGCGGCAGCCGGCGGGTGAGgcaggcgggcgggggcggcgcgggtGGGGCCGGGCTGCCGCGGAGCCGTCGCCGGTGCACGCTGCCTGGGGGGTGAGAGTGGTGGCGTTTcgccgggctccccgctgctGCCGGGCGCGTGGGAAGGGGCGGGCTGGGGACGCCTCCGCGATGGGCCCTGCGTTGCCTGGGCGGGGAGAAAGTGGCCGTCACGTCGCTGCAGGCCCGAGCCGTCGGTGCCTCGGTTTTGGTGGCAGCGCAGAGGGGAGGAAGCAGGCTGAAGTTggaaggaggaggcaggagaggagctAGTAAGCGTTCTACCTCTGACCCCTCTCTTGCCTGGTGCAGAGACCGAGTGCTCAAATATTTTTGCACCCACAGAAATCCTGCTGCCTCTCTTCCAGGAAAACTAGGAACAAGGTTCTCAGGTGCAAAACCTTGGGTTTATGTCTCCTCTTGTGATATTTCAGGTTTGTCTTTTAGAAAATCAACAGTCTTTGCTTTGCTGGGAAAAGACATGTTTGTAACAATCTGAGGATCCTAGTTGCACTGTTGGTTTGTATTCCTGTGctgcttgtattatttttttattattatttttattctttaccaACTTGCATGCTTACATCTTTGCCCTTGATCTGGATGGAAAGATGGTTACTTAGTAGTAAGGAGGAGCCGCATGCTGGAGAGTGTAAGCATATTTTGGTTTGGTAGTGCCTGAGGAGAAAATTGTATAGTTTTTGATAACTTATAACGTACCATGACTGATAAGTAGGTGATCTGGATCAgtgtttttcttaagaaactgGATACAGCCATCTGAGAGAACATAGTAGGAACATCAAGCAAATAGGTTTATATTTTTGGTAAGCTTGGAACAATCTTAAATTCTTCTCATTTGTGCATTTGCTGAAATACTAGCAACGAGTAATTACCAGTAAAGTTAAAACAGAGTTCAGTCCTTCACTGAGATGGCAAGCAGATCAGTCCAGATCAATCCTTTATATGAGTTTGTggtttgaaatttatttttttaacattgccCAGCAATGTCTAGCATTGACCTTTGTTAGTAATGTTTTATTCCATATGCTTGGAAAGAACAGTGCCAGAGTAAATTAGATCATTACATTATActggtgttttatttttgtattctcTGATGGTATTTTCTGATGATATTTCTTTTGATTGGTATCTTTTACAAAAACCTTGATTAAAGATATTGTCAAAAGTAATCTGAATCATAGTGaggctttttgtttcagtttcatGTGTTATGTAATACAGGAAAAGAACATAGAGGGAGATTGAGCCCAGCTGTTTACATCTAGAATCTGGTTTTGATTGTAGTTTGCAATAAATATGTTGCTGAAAAAGTAGAAGATCATGTTTCATCTTGGGGATAGCTAAGTTAGTTAAAAAGTTTAAAACCATCAGAGAGACAAAAGAATTACAATGATAAATTATACTGCTTGCAATTCTAAACTTCTATAGtaacttttttcttaatgagGTTTGTCTTGTTGCTTTGCAGAAGTAATGCCTTACCTGGCTTGAAGATCTAAGAGAGCTTCCTGTTTGCATAAGgcataaaagaaaatggaagaaaatgagacTTTACAAGGTGAAAAGGAAAGGGCAAAAGTTGAAAAACATGCTACTCCTGAGATCAGTCGGCGGATATCAGTTAGTGAGTTCCTTTGCCACTGCTGTTATGACATTCTGGTCAATCCCACCACCCTGAACTGTGGGCATAGTTTCTGCAGACATTGCCTAGCCTTGTGGTGGGTATCGTCCAAGAAGAATGAATGCCCCGAATGCAGAGAAAAATGGGAAGGATTCCCAAAAGTCAACATCCTCCTCAGGTGAGTATATTGTGCCATTTTTGGATTTGTAAACCCACCAAAATTAGTTGTCTGGTTTCTTGAGTTTGCTGCAGATTTTTGTAGTTTATTGGCAGTCTGAACTGTCACAAGGACGTTTAAATCCTGAAGTCTTTCATGTTCTGCACTTGTACTGAACTGTTCAAGCACATTTTTCTGCATGGAACTAAGGGGTGggttggtttgctttggtttgggttttgttttggttttttttccccttctgaattTTTGGGGGGATGGAAAGGAGGAATCTTTTTATTATTGAGACACTTGCATCTTTTAGTGTAGCTGGTTGTTTCCTAATAATTCTAGGTTAGAATGATCTTTGATAATTgtgtaattatttctgtaataggAATTATTTATAGGAAGAAATGTGATCTTATTGCAGAACAAAGCTAGACATATCAATTTGCTGTCTTCAATTACCCACAAGTTCTTGTGCAATAATACTTCATCTTAggttaataatattttaataaataaatggtAGGATTGATGGTAGGCTTTTATATTGTCTTTTGCTTAGCATTTTTGAATAATCAAGGCTTGCCAGTAGCACACACAATTCTAGTTTTATCTaagaaataaggatttttttttgtgtgtgtgatattTTAACTTCCTCTATCTTTAGAAGCTAAGGAAAATGTTGTTTGGAAGTAATGATTTAAGTTTAACTTTACTAAGTATTAATAACTAATGTTTTCTTACTTTCAAAGATGACAATTTTAGTAGaggctggaaaacaaaaatccccaaattagtCCCTTTTCCGAATGTTAAGCCTCAATGGTTATAGTacaatgacaaatatttttcccattagGGATGTTATTGAAAAGCTATTTTCTGATGCCAttgaacaaagaaaagaagatattCAACAAAACAGTGATGTAGCACGCAGCTTAGCAACCTTCCAAAAATATGGGAGTGACCAGATCCCTACAGTTCCGAACACAGGAAGAATTAATCCTCGAGGAGGAGGGTTTTTCTCAGGCGTTCTGACAGCTTTAACTTGTGTAGCAGTAAGTTTCATCTGGTTGGTTCTCCATATTTACTTCATTAAGCATGCAATCAGATATACTTAAATTACATGCACATAAGAAAGATTGTCAGCACAGAAGAAACTTAAGCTGAGCGGAGTAAATAAGGTAGCATTCAGAGTTGTCTCTCAGGAACTACAGTTGCAATATACAGCAAGCAGAAGTTAGACAAATTGGGTAAAACTTCAAGATACTTTCTTATAACTGAATATTCTAGAGTCCATAAAATGGAAGATTCTACATGTCAAGCCTCTTAATGCATGTTTATTTGTATCATTAATATATTTGCTTTGCAGGTAAatgatctctttttttctttttttaatctacttaCAGGTAGTTCTACTTGGATATCACTGGAGTAGCAGAGAATTTGAAGAAGATCTTCTTGTCCACAAGCCTGTTGCTAAATGGACTGCTGAGGAAGTAGTACTTTGGCTCGAGCAGCTGGGCCCATGGGCTTCACAttataaagaaagatttttactGGAGAAGGTGAATGGAAGGTGAGAGGCCTAATTGTCAAGAACAGCTATCATTTGATTGGACTACTGGATACCTTTCATTAGGGATGGTATATTGTGAAATGACCATACTTCATTCCATAGACTGTGGGAATATTCAGTTGATGTATCAGAATAAGATTCAGGGGAAGTTTTAACACTTGTAGTTGAAAACTTTAGCAGTAGATAATAAGCAAGCTAACTGAAAATTTTCtaagaactttttaaaatgctgacaaTGCAGACTGAAATTATACTGAAAGTAAAATACTACTAATGTATTATCCACCCCTCCCACCATTTCTTTCTTGTGAAAATATTCATATGCTGTAGGCGTTGTGGCATTCCACCCAAGAGCTCTAGGTTTGATTTCAGGAGACCATGCTGGATCTGTGAAGTACTGAAGAAGTATGTTCAGTAATAGCCAAGAAGCTGATAAATTTTCATGCTGAAAGCAGGCaagaaaaaacttgaaaagaagGATATTTAAAACCCAGGCTCTGAGACACATTTGATTTGGAACACTTGATACAGAATGTAatgatgatctttaaggtcccttccaacccaaaccattctatgattctgtaatccAAAAGGTGATACCTTCTATCAGTAGCTTACTGTTTCAGTATGTAATTTCTAATTTGTTAGTCATATCTTTTTGGTGAAGAGGCACTGTTTACCTTCtgaattcttctgcttttgtaGACTCCTTCTAACACTGACAGAGGAGGATTTCATGAAGGAGC includes these proteins:
- the BFAR gene encoding bifunctional apoptosis regulator, producing the protein MEENETLQGEKERAKVEKHATPEISRRISVSEFLCHCCYDILVNPTTLNCGHSFCRHCLALWWVSSKKNECPECREKWEGFPKVNILLRDVIEKLFSDAIEQRKEDIQQNSDVARSLATFQKYGSDQIPTVPNTGRINPRGGGFFSGVLTALTCVAVVLLGYHWSSREFEEDLLVHKPVAKWTAEEVVLWLEQLGPWASHYKERFLLEKVNGRLLLTLTEEDFMKEPYSIENSNHRKAIMAELECVKTLGVKPPQNLWEYKAVNPGKSLFFLYALKSSPRLSMLYLYLFDYVEAFLPFIHTICPTQEDKYEDTVTKLLDLKDPSWKQWREFIVKYLFLPYQLIAEFAWDWLDVHYWTSRFIIVNAMLLSVLELFSFWRLWSRRELKTIPHRMWRHFWKVSTQGLFVAVFWPFIPQFVCNCLFYWALYFNPIINIDLVVKEVRRLETQVQ